Below is a genomic region from Candidatus Poribacteria bacterium.
ACTCTTTTTTAGGCGTTTCGTCTATTTCAATAGGGCGAGACTGTATCCCAAATCTAAAGAATTGGGCTTTAGTCTCGGAAGATTAGGTAAACGGCAATCAAAGGCGGGGTCCAATCCCCCTGCATTTTGAGTAGTGCTTGTAAGTCTGCGATGACTTCGACTGATGGACGACCACCGGGTCGCAGATGGATAATCCCCGTAGTCGGGTGTTTCAAATAGACAGCGAGTTTCCCGAAGTCGGAATCATGCGTTAAAACAAAGCGGTGCATTGCGTGAGCGTTCGCGAGAATGTCTCGATCAGCATAGAACTGCCATCCTTCTTCACGAACATAGAGCACATCAACACCTTGCGACCGCAAGAACTCAACAACGGCATAAGCAATATTTGCATCAGCAACAAGTGGTGGTAACATTATTATGGTGCACCGTCTCGGTGGGAGACAACATCAATCACAATCTCATTCTGGAGTGCCCGTGCAGCGTAGGACAATACCGCCCGAATGCTTTCTTCAGTCAAATCTGGATAGTCTGCAATAATCTCCTGATTGGACATACCACTTGCCAATAATCCCAATATATGTGCCACACTAAGGCGTGTGCCCTCAATAATCGGTTTTCCACCGAGAATTCCGGGATTGGCAATAATTCTGGCCATGATTTTTTAGCTCCTATAGAAAATTCATTGATCTTACCTATATAGTTTACCCGAATTTGTGATTCATATCAAATCGTTTTACTGGATTACCTTCCGATTCCCACAAAAAATTTGACTTCTAATTCGGCACGGTATATAATCGTCCCATGACAAAACAGTGAATCATATAGCAGTCTCGTTTTCGGTTTCTCATAGTTTGGAGCAACAGGATAGCGGAGGATATGGACATGGCAAATTTACGCGTTGGAGTGATTGGATGTAGCGGTATCGGCACAACACACGTATCAGGATTAGTGGGTATGCCGAACGTTGAATTAGCCGCTGGCTGCGATTTTGTGCAAAGCACATTGGATGCGTTCAAGGAAAAATATCAGGATACCTGGGGCAACATCGCCTTGTATACCAACCATCAAGAGATGCTCTCTGCCGAGCATTTGGACATCGTTACAGTGGCGACATCCGATCATCGGCATGCTGACCTTGTTGTTGACGCAGCCAATGCCGGTGTAAAGGGTATCTTCTGTGAAAAACCGATGGCTACCAGCATCGCAGATGCAGATAGGATGTTGGAAGCAACGGATCGGAACGGGACGATCCTCTCGATTGACCATACCCGTCGGTGGCAGCCTTTGTGGCGGCATACCAAAGATGTTGTCGTCGATGGCGGACGCATTGGAGATGTCCAGTATGTCATTGGTACCCTGAGCGGGGGTCGCGCGATGCTCTTCCGCAATGGAACACACCTTGTTGATGCTATCTGCTACTTCGCTGACTCAGATCCGGAGTGGGTCTCTGCTGAATTAGAAGACGGCTACGAGGACTACAACGAATATAAAGGCGATGGTGGACACGTTCCGGCAACCGAACCATCAGCACATGGATATATCCACTTCGCGAACGGTGTGCGCGGCTATTATGCTGGTGGTCCAAAGACAACCCTCTCCGGGTTCCGCGTCGAGATTGTTGGCACCAACGGTTATATTCTCATCAGTGACAAGGGCGCAACCCTCCATCAGGACGATGTTGTTGAGACAATTGAGGCACCAACGTGGGACATTACCGGTATTCCTGCGGGTCCCCGAGAGTTAGTGGGTCTTA
It encodes:
- a CDS encoding DUF433 domain-containing protein; this encodes MARIIANPGILGGKPIIEGTRLSVAHILGLLASGMSNQEIIADYPDLTEESIRAVLSYAARALQNEIVIDVVSHRDGAP
- a CDS encoding DUF5615 family PIN-like protein codes for the protein MLPPLVADANIAYAVVEFLRSQGVDVLYVREEGWQFYADRDILANAHAMHRFVLTHDSDFGKLAVYLKHPTTGIIHLRPGGRPSVEVIADLQALLKMQGDWTPPLIAVYLIFRD
- a CDS encoding Gfo/Idh/MocA family oxidoreductase, which produces MANLRVGVIGCSGIGTTHVSGLVGMPNVELAAGCDFVQSTLDAFKEKYQDTWGNIALYTNHQEMLSAEHLDIVTVATSDHRHADLVVDAANAGVKGIFCEKPMATSIADADRMLEATDRNGTILSIDHTRRWQPLWRHTKDVVVDGGRIGDVQYVIGTLSGGRAMLFRNGTHLVDAICYFADSDPEWVSAELEDGYEDYNEYKGDGGHVPATEPSAHGYIHFANGVRGYYAGGPKTTLSGFRVEIVGTNGYILISDKGATLHQDDVVETIEAPTWDITGIPAGPRELVGLITEGGEPVSPGTEGYKVVQIIIGFLTSQQRDNGKVRLPLSGG